The sequence below is a genomic window from Bactrocera neohumeralis isolate Rockhampton chromosome 4, APGP_CSIRO_Bneo_wtdbg2-racon-allhic-juicebox.fasta_v2, whole genome shotgun sequence.
AATGCCGAAACATAAGAGATCACGTACATAGTCCATTACAGTTTGGATCTCGAGCGGATTGTAACGACTAAAGCAATATTAgtgtatattaatttaatgtCAGATGGAAAATCGATGGTATTATTAATTACCTGGTGGAATTTTTTTCTCGCTGCTCTGGTCCGAAAATGGAATGAAATATTATTGGATACTCAGCATTCGGTGCACGATGCCAGTCCCGACATAACTGCTGAACgtctattaaaaacaaaacaaaaaaatttaaatttaatataccgaAGGTTCTATATCATAGTACATGATTTCAAAATAACCACTTGGTATCCCTCATATTGTAGGTCCTATAAGTTTTGAGTTGCCCggaatataatttgtttataataacatacattttcattggtattgtttttttacgtggcgggtcccaagcccagcgcacaacccttgtagggaatgtttcgccttctcactttagctcgccttcgaacggatgttcttaggctacccagaggatacttggtcaaagaccggaagtagtgagctgcttgagccatgtgtaaaagaatcgtttctggccactcccaagtgaatggcgatcagagaactttcctcacttgcgtgaacttctacacatgactccatcctcccgtgaccgtgacttcttcaacctgctcctggagaaaatagttcgagctgcagaactaaacagagaaggtaccatcttctataagagtgtacagctgttggcgtatgccgacgatattgatatcatcggcctcaacacccgcgccgttagttctgctttctctaggctggacaaggaagcacagaaaatgggtctggtagtgaacgagggcaaaacgaaatatctcctgtcatcaaacaaacagtcgtcgcactcgcgacttggctctcacgtcactgttgacagtcataactttgaagttgtagataatttcgtctatttaggaaccagcattaacaccactaataatgtcagcctggaaatccaacgcaggattgctcttgccaacaggtgctacttcggactgagtaggcaattgaaaagtaaagtcctctctcgacgaacaaaagcaaaactctataagtcgctcataattctcgtcctgctatatggtgcaggcttgggcgatgacagcaaccgatgagtcgacgttacgagttttcgagagaaaaattctgcgaaagatttatggtcctttgcgcattggccacggcgaatatcgcatccgatggaacgatgagctgtacgagatatatgacgacattgacatagttcagcgaattaaaagacagcggctacgctggctaggtcatgttgtccggatggatgaaaacactccagctctgaaagtattcgaagcagtacccgccgggggaagcagaggaagaggaagacctccactccgttggaaggaccaagtggagaaggacctggcttcgcttggaatatccaattggcgccacgcagcgaaaagaagaaacgactggcgcgctgttgttaactcggctataatcgcgtaagcggtgtctacgccaattaagaagaagaataacatACAAACGAGTTTTATTGTAACCCGAATCCAACCTGTTATTTTCCGGCCAAGAATTGTCACTTCACCAGCAAAAAAATACCAACTGTTCGGTAGCCAATTTTCGAAATCAAACTTAAACAATTTAGCCCCATTATTCTATCCACTATCCCCCTCAAAGGATAAcacaatgaaataaatataaattccaTTCAAAATTTGCTTATATTCCAAATTACACTCACCTGGTGCCGCTTTGGACAACAGTTGTCCGTCATAGAACATTTCACTAAAAAGTTTAACGATTTCTGGATGCGAACGATAATTGCGGCGCAGGCGTATTTGTATTTGCCGATTATAATTGCCATATTCATCGACACGATAGCAATCCCGCGCAAGAAGACGCTCCATTAATGAGACCTCCAAACCCATATTTGCGGCACGTTTCGAATTTAATATTGGACCTAATTGCCGATGATCGCCGGCTATGACTAAGCTCGAGTTTGAGCTCAATGTTGCGGTCAGAGCAACCAAAGTTTCCATTTCGGTCGACGCAGCTACCTCATCAACAAAAACATGCGTAAACACACCACTGCCATCTTTTTCCGTGCCGAATTTGCCAGTCGCCAGCCGCCCGACTAAACCTAAGGTACATACAACAATGCGATAGGAGTGCAACACTTCCACATCCGGCAGAAAATGATCGGCATACAAATTGGAATATTCGAGTAGTGTTTCGTTGATGTTTTCCGCACGATTCTCATATGAGCGCGAATAAATACGTGTGATCGTCTGTCTTTCGATATTGGACGCGAGCGCATTGCAGAGACGTAAGGCGATCTCGTCGCAAGCGCCATTCGAGCCAGCAGTAATGAGTATGCGCGACTGCGGTTGCAGCATATATATTTGATAAATGGCTTCGACCAGTGTTGAGGTTTTACCGGTGCCTAATAATGGTGGTGCgaaattagtttaaattttttttaaattcttttttggttattttatacCTGGTGGTCCGAAAATAATGTATGGTGGGCTTTGTTTCTCATTACTATTCACCACACATTGTATAGCCTGCAATTGTTCGGGATTTTCATAAATGCTTTTATTAAGCAgatttaaactgaaaaaaaaaaataaatttgttattattttatataagcgTTACTTGACTCTTACCTTAACGTTGGCAATTCCCTCATTACGATTTCGTCAGGAAACAAAAACTGTTTCAATATGCGCGGCGGCATGATAGCCATTTGTTCTAAGGCGCGGTATTGATAACGTAAAACCATGCGTGCCGGTCGAAAAAGTATGGTGTATGTTTTGTCACTTGGGattttttgttcacatttaAATGTTACGCGTCCATAGGAGATGCATTCGATTTgaccaatatattttttcgatttcttctTTTCCGGTGCCTGCTTTACAGCTGTTTCGTCAATCAATTGCTCCATCTTTTTCATTAGATCATCCAATGAATTTGTTGCGGCATTTCCCTCCTCGGCGGGCAATACAATAACATCATCAAAAGGGAAAATTATATTCTCGAAACGAATatgttttggtatatttaactggccggaataaaaaaaaaataatttttattagcacAATGGGGTTGCTTTTACGACAACGGCTAAAACATGCACCAAATAGTTTTGTTaaagagatacatatgtagaaattaAACGGAACTTCATAAACGCATGCGTAACTTTCGTAAAAATATTCACtctttatgctcttgcaacaagttgctatagagtatagtagttttgttcacctaacgattgttTGTATCAGCTAAAACTAATCGGATGACGAGAAAAGAAGAAATACgggtctgtccgtccgtccgtccttgCGAGCTATAACTTGTGATATTAGTGCGAACTCGTAGATGGGCGTAGTAGGACCACTGCCATACACACAAAATGCCATtaaccaaaaacctataaagtgacataactaaacactaaattacGAAATATAACTGTCATTTGGCACAGAAATTGCAGTAAAAAGGACCATGTGTGGACTAAACCTTTTTAAAAAGTAGGCGTGTGCtctaaatacattaaattttaactcCTCGGATGGTATATACATAGCTTTATAAGAGCTggggtcaaaattggacaaCGGGCGTGGTATCGCCCTCTTTTAGATGAAAGCTCGGTTATCTCAACATTATTATGTCACATTATTTCAacattcctatgtcacagtacGAAAATGGGAGAAATCAGACTACAAACACGCTTACTTCccataacataattttaaattctttttatacttttacttTCCAATGTACAAATCAATAAGCAATTACTATAACGGCATAAAACTTTGCATGAAGTATGCCAACCTATGACGAAAAATTGTCCGAATCGAACTGAAACTATTCAAACCCCTATGTACTGAATAAGCGAACCTAGGCGGATGACATtgatagttgacttttgacagaaAGTATTGCAcaatgtgagatatataattgaaactcAGAGAATACTTTACTTATAATAGAGTGGAACCTTGATGAGTCCCTGGAAGCATTTTATTAGTCTGTGGCATGTTAATTATATGTAGTATTGGTTAAAATAGATGCAAGCGGGTCAATACTACCTGCAACTCCCATATAAtacttataatgattttcgttattctaataagttttatgccgaatatgtcggtcagtaaGTATTATTGGTATATAATCATAAATCGTGTATACCTGAGCAATGTCAAAATTAATGCGTTTTTATGCCCCAATATACACCATAAAATGATTCCGTCTTTCCacgtgtttttaaaaaattctttccgTATCAAATATGTACGTAGGCGCGATCGCCGTGAAGACAACAAACTTGCTTCGCCTTTGAACAACTAAACAcgcaacaaaatatattcaaccaataagcaataaaaagtttCAGAGCTCTACTTCTTAAATAACATATCAAACACTTGACCTCTCTTTTGcacgaattttttttaagcggTGTTTTTGTAGTTAccttttttacacggttttacttttttgcacgtgtttttcattttcattgtatacattttttgcaATAGAAAATCACTTCCTCAACTtggataaaatttgaaattttaccaGACCGagagtattttttgtttgtttctttacagtaatatatacatatgtataattccATGCAAACTTTCACAGTACgaatatatactattttttatacgTTTTTCTTTCTCgcaaggaatattttttaaattggtcctaaaagtgagttttatatgaaaatctgattttttttttgcacgaaTAATTTACTGTCACAGTGAACCGTGCTAAAAGATCgagtgtatatacacatactattAAATATAAAGAGAATTGTTGCTAACCTTCACAATATAGTCGTTTTCGTAAGTGCGCAGTTGGACATTTCGTTGCACTAGACTGGAATAATCGCGCATTGTATCCCAATCCTCGATCtgtaaaagtttcaaaaacaCCTCACGTATATTTTGTTGAGTCAAACTCTTTTTATTCATCAGGTAGTCGGCAAACTCATTAGATAATGAAGCAAGTGGCGCTTCAATCGAATCCTTTTGCAGTGCACGACGAATTTCCACAGGCGGCATGTATTGAGGAAgtttaaattttggtttaaatgtACTAACGCATTTTTTCATGGcgaaaaaggaaaacaaatgaAACTTAAgattaattttcaaacaaattgttAGAAATTATATAATCTAAAAGCAAATTCAAGGCGATTACATAATTATGTAGTAgagcaaaaattattattgttatattagcTTACATTTTATTAGGTAAACGACATGGACTGATGTTCAACTTAACCACAGGAAACTCTTCAATGCGCTAGAAAAAATTGCAACATatgtatggaaaattattatattatgttatttcggtaaaatttttcttttttgtttttgtagatttttattGTGCTGTTTCGTTACctcttgttattattttattgtcttattatattgtttatttttttattcgctCATTTTTAATTCCTGTTTCTGTTTTGAAGTGTTATTTCAATAGTTTTCTCTTTACTTTATATTGTTTCTGTAACGTTtgattttttatcgtttttttttttttgatttttcaacacaccgaaattattattttcacataacAACGGTGATGTTTaatgttttgttatttgtttttttttttcaattagtttttcatgtaatttagtttttttttttcaatttgtttttaatgttttttttttttttttgttttgttattttcttctttttttatttttatttctggtttggtatgtttgcttatttttcattttagggCATTGCCTCTGTTGTTTCTAGTTTTGATTAGTTCTTTTTTACTTACACAAAAATGATGCTGCTCTATATTACGCACTTGATTACTATACTCTTCATGAAAGACCACAACAATTGGTTGTTCTACACCTTTACGAAAGAGATGAGAATCGACAAAGAAACTATCTTTACGATCCTCACCCAAGGAATACGGCACACGCGTATTATTGACATAGTAAAAAGTACGCGTTTGTACGATCACCAGTTTCTCTATAATAATATTCGGTCGCATCGATTCTAAATTGAAGCGAAAGTAAtgcgaattcttgcaaatattaTACGACAGTTTGAATATAGGTGTAGcgctgcaaaaaaaatatttgtgtaaatatgtacatatattacattaaTTACAGTTTCATACAaccttttttcataatttttaagtatttcaaAATCTGACTCGTCGCCGTGTAATAATACGTGGTCCTCGAAATCATTGGGTGAGACGAAATTCCTTTGGCATATGTAGCAGCCCATGTTAGTGAGTTGAAACAACTGCTGACGCTGTTGTTGCCGACTGCCTTCATAGAGAAGTTCATGTGTGGGCGCATTGTCGTCCACTTGCTGTGAAGCTGTGGTAATTCATTTATagatattcatatacatatgtacatattttaattaaaaataattcataataataattcaatataaatatgtaggcAAAATACCTATCAGCGCTGGATCACCATTGATGGATATTTTGTATTCATCTCCGTTTTGCATAAACTCCGTTGATTgaccatttttttgtttttcgtcaaATTCTTCAAGTTTTTTATTCGTATATTCAAAAAAGGTTGAGGTTCTAATTCGATAAAACAGACTTCCACGTTTCGTGTTAATCAGATAATTGGTGCGACTTAGCAATGTGCCAATCTATGTAGacaaatcataaaaattataaattgaaataaacggCAATAGAATACTAGTAATTCGtaggtatataatattattcacAATATATCTATCATGTGGAACAAAAAAACGAATAATGACGTTGCACCAAACATTTCTTTGTGTGgtacttgaaaataatttattctcCACTGGAACGATTGTGtcgaaacataatacaaaaccACGTTCTATTTACAGACGGCAATAGCTTATTATCAAATTACActtgaaaatttatagaaatcgAGTGGTGTGTTATTGTTGCAGTAAAGCACCGAAAGACCAAgcaaatatcagaaaaaaacaagtaaggaagggctaagttcgggtgtcaccgaacattttatactctcgcatggtaaagtgataatcgagatttcataatacgtcatttacatatttttcaaataccgtatttttgtaaagttttattccgctatcatcattggttcctaatgtttatactcgtattatacagagaaagcatcagatggaattcaaaatagctttatattggaagaaggcgtggttgcgaaccgatttcatccatatttcgtacatgtcatcaggatgttaagaaaatattatattccgaatttcattgaaatcggtctagtacctcctgagatatggttcttggtccataagtgggcggcgccacgcccattttcaatttttaaaaaaagcctgggtgcagcttccttctgccacttcttccgtaaaatttagtgtttctgacgttttttgttagtcggttaacgcacttttagtgattttgaacataacctttgtatgggaggtgggcgtggttattatccgatttcttccatttttgaactgtatatggaaatgcctgaagaaaacgactgtgtagagtttggttaacatagctatagtagtttccgagatatgtacaaaaaacttagtagggggcggggccacgcccacttttccaaaaaactgcgttcaaatatgcccctccctaatgcgatcctttgtgccaaatttcactttaatatctttatttatggcttagttatgacactatataggttttcggtttcagccattttgtgggcgtggcagtgggccgattttgcccatcttcgaacttaaccttcttatggagccaaggaatacgtgtaccaagtttcatcatgatatctcaatttttactcaagttacagcttgcacggacggacggacagacggacggacagacggacggacggacagacagacatccggatttcgactctactcgtcaccctgatcactttggtatatataaccctatatctgactcttttagttttaggacttacaaacaaccgttatgtgaacaaaactataatatcgggtgattttttaagagcttgataacttttttaaaaaaaaaacgcataaaatttgcaaaatctcatcggttctttatttgaaacgttagattggttcatcacatttactttttgaagataatttcatttaaatgttgaccgcggctgcgtcttaggtggtccattcggaaagtccaattttgggcaactttttcgagcatttcggccggaatagcccgaatttcttcggaaatgttgtcttccaaagctggaatagttgctggcttatttctgtagactttagacttgacgtagccccacaaaaaatagtctaaaggcgttaaatcgcatgatcttggtggccaacctacgggtccatttcttgtcgataaaaaagcggattttctgccaacttttctagggcccattcactgaaaattcgacgttgtggcagatcgttcggcttcagttcttgcacgagctgtattttatacggttttacaccaagatctttgcgtaaaatcttccatgtggtcgaataacacaaacccaattgctgcgaacggcgacgaatcgacatttcacggtcttcagccacactctcagaaacagacgcaatattctcttctgtacgcactgtacgcattcgtgtggttggtttaatgtccaataaagtaaactgagtgcgaaacttggtcacaatcgcattaattgtttgctcacttggtcgattatgtagaccataaatcggacgtaaagcgcgaaacacatttcgaaccgaacactgattttggtaataaaattcaatgatttgcaagcgttgctcgttagtaagtctattcatgatgaaatgtcaaagcatactgagcatctttctctttgacaccatgtctgaaatcccacgtgatctgtcaaatactaatgcatgaaaatcctaacctcaaaaaaatcacccgatatgtactctccttagcaacattgttgcgagagtataaaaacagattTATACCACTTAAAGAATTTCTCTAAAATACGCCAAGCCTTCGGGAATGGCGAACCGAAGAACAACTAgtataaaccaaatttttagaTTGGCATAATCAAGTAGAGATATAACAGCAAAGAtaacgttacatacatacagttgtCCTCAAAAAGATAGCAATGACCACATAAACAAAACGAaactttaagttaaattttcaataataaaaatgtttgtttcaattttttgtacaACATATTCTCTtgatgtatttaaatatatatacccaaaatatatttgaatatattgtaAAGAGAATGTTATTTTACAATTGATGTTAATTAAACTGAAAAACTAGTTcctcatacaattttttttcgtatcattatttagtttttttatgggATTAAGGTCAAGCTTAAGCTATAATTTCGGCATTTGTTAACCTTCGATTTCTTGGATCTActaatacaaaaaatgtttctagttctcttaattttttgtaatattttccgCTTTACCTTTGTACAGTACTTTCCTCTAGCCACTGAAGAAAAAATCCAGCGATTAATAACTAAGAATAACCAATTCAATGCTGCTAGATAATGAATTTTCTAATTTTGCGAATAGTTTTTAGGATAGAGTATTTTACAAAGGAAATTTACACTGCTATTTTTTATGGAAAGCAAGATCAAAGGTCTCCAAGAACTAGAAAAGATgaacgataaaaaaaattacgtatttTAATGATAATATACCGCTATTGTATTTCGCCGTTTACATGTGATACAGAAAAGTGATACAGAAAAGTTATGCAgccaaatacatttttcatattagTAAACCTTTTATTTTGTGGACAACTGTCGACTGTATAACATAGTTATCGCATTCATATAAAAACTCATGTTATATATCTTTTGGACTGCTAATccattagaaattatttttttcaaacgcaAACCCATATGTACTTAGCTTAGAACCTAACCTATCtaccttaaaaaaaatacaaatataaaattttattgcaaggCGTTATAAAATGcagttaaaagttttaaatatgtaaaagataacgcaaaacagtttttttactCTTATATGTGATTACAAAATGACTCATTCCTACAtagaaacatttaaatttacgTGAttaaatgttcatatgtatacgCCTGATTGAAATCGCTGCAGTTAAACACCTGAATAATTAGCACGTTAAAATAGTATACATCAAATTCTATACTAACTAACTATAGGTACAACATGATATGCAATTCGTGTTTGTCCGctattaatatacaaaatttaggtTGCCAATACTATTgcactttaaaaaatatctgagatatatgtacatacatacacccgaatgtacataaatactttACGGAAATTCcaatacacaattttttgcaAACATTATAACTAATGgtgataaaatgataaaaatttcagataaaTTGGCATgacaattacatatatgtatactcgtaaTATACCTATTtgattcatttatttttaatatttaacttaaCCGTTGATATACTAcgtacctatatacatacaatacatatgtatacatacatttacatttgAAACAAAGGCAATAAGAATGCAAACCATTTCGCTGAGCTTTGCAACTTTACAATTATCGTTACCCGTAActctaaacaaaataaatacgtGCATATGAagatatacatgtacatatatatcgggtgattttttaagagcttgataacttttttaaaaaaaaacgcaataaaattttgaagacaAATCTCATCgaagttctttatttgaaaacgttaagattggttcatgacatttactttttgaagataatttcatttaaatgttgaccgcggctgcgtcttaggtggtccattcggaaagtccaattttgggcaactttttcaagcatttcggccggaatagcccgattttcttcggaaatgttgtcttccaaagctggaatagttgctggcttatttctgtagactttagattgacgtagccccacaaaaaatagtctaaaggcgttaaatcgcatgatcttggtggccaacttacgggtccatttcttgagatgaattgttctaaaagtttttccctcaaaatggccatagaatcgcgagctgtgtaaTATACGCCATcttttgaaaccacatgagtcaacatttaaatgaaattatcttcaaaaagtataaatgtcatgaaccaatctaacgtttcaaataaagaaccgatgagattttgcaaattttacaatttttttaaaaaaagttatcaatactcttaaaaaatcacatgtacatatatatacatactgaaaatgtgaaaaggaacattaaaaatcatttaatttcattgctTTCTAAGCTAGCTGTAGGGGCTAGCTGTAGGCTCTTTTTTCAATTgtgtaaacacatatgtatatttattttttttagcaagTATGTGTAGAAATATAATAATGTGATAGGTGTCCATATTGATATTCATGCTcccatatatataaacattactTAAACGTACAGGTTTTCTTTGTTGAGTTTTAAGGCCTTTAGAttagttattttaaaataacttacaCGTTTTATGAGTTTATGTAAGTGCCTATTTGCGCTACTGCTATCAACCGTTCATGAAACAATAACGTTGAactaattaagttaaaaaaaaaattgtttactaaacatttaaacaaatattttctttcatacCCTATACAGGGTATAGTATCAGTATGTAGTATCAatatgtacatagctgccatacaaattgtgAGATCAAACTTCGTTCCCACGAGAGTCCGGAACGACCAAGattttttatccgaccaaggacgGTCAACTCGGCAGATTTCTGCCGATCTAACAACTACAGATCATTAagttattgtataaaaaactcttttatttgtccgaaggaattaagttcttgtattaaaaaaaacggttttataCTTTATAAGTTCCGAAGGATTTGTtcagcatacagctgccatacaaactaacagATTAAAATCAAGATATAGACCATTTTATGGTATAAGAAAAGCAGTGTACGTATATTGTAGCTGCGAgacagccgaagttaatgtattttgtttttggcttttgtataaataactattttgtcaataaaatttaaaaattaatatttgactATTTCATACTAATATTCTGTTATATCTAGTATCGCAGATGAA
It includes:
- the LOC126756226 gene encoding helicase MOV-10; amino-acid sequence: MLLFLLVSILLKEGVKMCDMFKMSNGIVDFTDIKDKDECDNHKNITAENKKIKPHKAEKWEIEAVGQFLFEEYQNLVFGVRTEWLVRKSILRAKFVKYIQNAKTEFRQRLLEANGTYDIGTLLSRTNYLINTKRGSLFYRIRTSTFFEYTNKKLEEFDEKQKNGQSTEFMQNGDEYKISINGDPALIASQQVDDNAPTHELLYEGSRQQQRQQLFQLTNMGCYICQRNFVSPNDFEDHVLLHGDESDFEILKNYEKSATPIFKLSYNICKNSHYFRFNLESMRPNIIIEKLVIVQTRTFYYVNNTRVPYSLGEDRKDSFFVDSHLFRKGVEQPIVVVFHEEYSNQVRNIEQHHFCRIEEFPVVKLNISPCRLPNKITFKPKFKLPQYMPPVEIRRALQKDSIEAPLASLSNEFADYLMNKKSLTQQNIREVFLKLLQIEDWDTMRDYSSLVQRNVQLRTYENDYIVKLNIPKHIRFENIIFPFDDVIVLPAEEGNAATNSLDDLMKKMEQLIDETAVKQAPEKKKSKKYIGQIECISYGRVTFKCEQKIPSDKTYTILFRPARMVLRYQYRALEQMAIMPPRILKQFLFPDEIVMRELPTLSLNLLNKSIYENPEQLQAIQCVVNSNEKQSPPYIIFGPPGTGKTSTLVEAIYQIYMLQPQSRILITAGSNGACDEIALRLCNALASNIERQTITRIYSRSYENRAENINETLLEYSNLYADHFLPDVEVLHSYRIVVCTLGLVGRLATGKFGTEKDGSGVFTHVFVDEVAASTEMETLVALTATLSSNSSLVIAGDHRQLGPILNSKRAANMGLEVSLMERLLARDCYRVDEYGNYNRQIQIRLRRNYRSHPEIVKLFSEMFYDGQLLSKAAPDVQQLCRDWHRAPNAEYPIIFHSIFGPEQREKNSTSRYNPLEIQTVMDYVRDLLCFGIKGHKVVQSDIGIITPYKKQYIRIQEELNLRNWYQIETGAVESFQGKEKLIIIISFVRSFTNNLGFLESRNRLNVALSRARALLILIGNPRTLSINSDFKHIIELCQLQRTMVGASYFDDDGKNPNKCKNESMTKLTKSLEKLNISKENINACGKNGGKSKNARARARKNQANNNNNTATAATTMNEGANVNDLLKSNNSSKFKITQPTSAEKQRQTFERLKDLYLTNELSDLVETTSSTSNRKNYNKKQPKSEIDELLEGLPSVPRERMQKIQSEQHDFEIVNLATGQTTQHDELRTRFERLQRKPTTTTTPTYQAQATANSATALKPTGAQPNLINNNPNKSATFASPKAVAFNSQHFAAYTKSSFSGERGAVSATAAGQKSKPTHSMNVGNTATFGPAVLGRIEYATPPKYVQTRTHPPPKAKSSKSKCVIS